Proteins encoded by one window of Salmonirosea aquatica:
- a CDS encoding DUF4377 domain-containing protein → MMLHLIQALFSTLAFVSLTGCANKMPHTSDGLRLTIAHYRVPCQGEGVQLCYLVSQKGGETEFFYDQIEGFVYEWGYNYEIVVEKLKTGEPMADASSFSYRLKKQISKKKAPAGLRFELPLVVNDYRVVKSDGKNCLYFGSVRINTGAISCDSLAGGQNGVFQHSNGGLRLVEMR, encoded by the coding sequence ATGATGCTACACCTGATCCAAGCTCTTTTTTCCACGCTCGCATTCGTATCGTTAACGGGCTGCGCCAACAAAATGCCCCACACATCAGACGGTCTGCGGTTGACGATAGCCCACTACCGGGTACCCTGCCAGGGCGAAGGCGTTCAGTTGTGCTATCTGGTCAGCCAAAAGGGTGGCGAAACCGAGTTTTTTTACGATCAGATCGAAGGGTTCGTGTATGAATGGGGATATAACTACGAAATTGTGGTAGAGAAACTAAAAACCGGGGAGCCCATGGCCGACGCTTCTTCTTTCAGCTATCGACTCAAAAAACAGATCAGTAAAAAAAAGGCACCTGCCGGCCTTCGCTTTGAACTACCCCTGGTGGTCAACGACTACCGCGTTGTGAAGTCCGATGGCAAAAATTGCCTGTATTTCGGGAGCGTCCGCATCAATACAGGCGCCATTTCGTGCGATTCCCTGGCTGGTGGTCAAAATGGCGTTTTCCAACATTCAAATGGTGGACTGCGTCTGGTGGAGATGAGGTAA
- a CDS encoding M12 family metallopeptidase: MKNFISSVFLVLILAHSAFAQSGTSTLAVGGKLTEGQRLYSPNKSHYLAMQADGNLCIYTSSDKFVWCSMAAKGSGSYLTMQADGNLVVIDGENQPAWSTETQAYFDAKYGNDDWKPVRAALEEDGTLGLYTAANRKVWSSKAGKTDTGAAVASAVESLPVEGYTGPTVKKQLNIVLPFSKKAQNVEVEIADGKVIYQRDMILGDVGDFSDATPSNDPASNDDQSQRWPNSTIPYVIQAGHPRKDLILLAIKEVHDKTNLCVVPRTNQTDYVEFVSKKGNWAALGRNGGRQEISIEYNSMGSAAHEILHAAGFYHVQSREDRDNYVTINFGNIQEGFSGNFQKEGKETNIGAYDFGSIMHYPAKGFSKNGRNTIDVKNPQALGSKIMGQRDGLSAGDVAVVNTFYPPGACKPAGTELVSSTSGKLPTTSTQTTEPAGTGTNTGVPTRPTSTGTNTGVPTRPTGTGTNTGVPTRPTSTGTNTGAPTRPTGTGTNTGVPTRPTSTGTNTGVPTRPMGIETATLKYQPRMKPGDRLIEGEKMVSANGQYQLRGTTDGNFVIEEVQTGRPVYTFPLSNPFGERPAKSYLSYNPDGNICIQSIQNKSYCATDGRDKVAPVILNKSIYAELTDNGRLILVDKEGREIWATTPSPPNTGGSLTNLALGKKATQSFNADSKYTTNAGPEKAVDGNTEAILKNDPSNSVAHIQPYKGYQHWEVDLGAVYDIDHIVIWNRKDCCWEELKNFIVTVSPTTIRWRIGLGGKDSAPVGMAQPVADGYETGLNIGPLSPAWTADLNSFTLKINRKGRYVCITIPDGTSTISLSLAEVQVFGK; encoded by the coding sequence ATGAAAAATTTTATTTCTTCTGTTTTTCTCGTGTTGATCCTGGCCCACTCGGCCTTCGCCCAATCGGGTACCAGTACCCTTGCCGTCGGGGGCAAGCTCACGGAGGGCCAACGCCTTTATTCCCCCAACAAAAGCCACTACCTGGCCATGCAAGCTGATGGCAACCTGTGCATCTACACCAGCAGCGATAAATTTGTGTGGTGCAGTATGGCCGCCAAAGGCAGCGGCAGTTATTTGACCATGCAAGCCGATGGCAATCTGGTGGTCATTGACGGCGAAAATCAGCCAGCATGGTCAACCGAGACCCAGGCGTACTTTGACGCCAAGTACGGGAACGATGACTGGAAACCGGTGCGCGCCGCCCTGGAAGAAGACGGTACCCTTGGTTTGTACACCGCTGCCAACAGGAAAGTGTGGAGTAGTAAAGCGGGCAAAACCGACACTGGGGCTGCTGTTGCCTCGGCTGTGGAGTCTTTACCTGTAGAAGGCTACACCGGTCCAACTGTAAAAAAACAGCTAAACATCGTGCTGCCTTTTTCCAAGAAGGCACAGAATGTAGAGGTGGAAATTGCCGACGGGAAAGTGATTTATCAAAGAGACATGATTCTGGGAGACGTCGGAGATTTTAGCGATGCCACGCCATCCAATGACCCAGCCTCCAATGACGATCAATCCCAGCGGTGGCCAAATTCCACTATTCCCTATGTAATTCAAGCCGGACACCCTAGAAAAGATCTTATTTTATTGGCTATCAAGGAAGTGCATGATAAAACAAACCTTTGTGTAGTACCTCGAACCAATCAGACCGACTACGTTGAGTTTGTCTCCAAGAAGGGGAACTGGGCAGCTCTTGGCAGAAACGGAGGTCGGCAGGAAATCTCAATCGAATACAATTCAATGGGTTCTGCGGCGCACGAAATCTTACATGCCGCCGGCTTCTATCATGTACAAAGTCGCGAGGACCGCGATAATTATGTTACGATCAATTTTGGAAACATCCAGGAAGGCTTTTCAGGTAACTTCCAAAAGGAAGGTAAGGAAACCAACATAGGGGCTTATGATTTTGGCTCCATCATGCATTATCCAGCTAAAGGTTTTTCCAAAAATGGCCGAAACACTATCGATGTGAAAAATCCCCAAGCCCTTGGAAGCAAAATTATGGGGCAACGCGATGGCTTGAGTGCCGGAGATGTTGCCGTCGTGAATACATTCTACCCACCGGGTGCATGCAAGCCCGCTGGTACCGAATTAGTTTCTTCCACTTCTGGGAAACTACCTACAACCTCTACCCAAACTACCGAACCAGCGGGTACTGGAACGAATACCGGGGTACCCACGCGGCCAACAAGTACTGGAACGAATACAGGGGTACCAACTAGGCCAACGGGCACTGGAACGAATACCGGGGTACCCACGCGGCCAACAAGTACTGGAACGAATACAGGGGCACCAACTAGGCCAACGGGCACTGGAACGAATACCGGGGTACCCACGCGGCCAACAAGTACTGGAACGAATACAGGGGTGCCAACGAGGCCAATGGGCATAGAAACAGCCACCCTAAAATACCAACCCAGAATGAAGCCCGGCGACCGACTGATCGAAGGAGAAAAAATGGTTTCTGCCAACGGCCAGTACCAACTCAGGGGCACCACCGACGGTAACTTCGTAATCGAGGAGGTCCAAACAGGCAGGCCTGTTTACACCTTCCCACTGAGCAATCCTTTCGGTGAGCGTCCCGCAAAAAGCTACCTGAGCTACAATCCCGATGGCAACATCTGCATCCAAAGTATACAGAACAAGTCATACTGCGCAACCGACGGACGTGACAAAGTGGCCCCGGTAATCCTCAACAAGAGCATTTACGCCGAGTTGACCGACAACGGGCGCCTGATACTAGTCGATAAGGAAGGCCGGGAGATTTGGGCCACTACCCCTAGTCCGCCGAACACGGGGGGCTCACTGACCAATCTGGCACTTGGCAAAAAGGCGACGCAATCCTTTAATGCTGATAGCAAGTATACCACCAATGCCGGCCCCGAAAAAGCCGTGGACGGTAATACTGAAGCAATCCTAAAAAACGATCCCAGTAACTCGGTGGCCCATATCCAGCCTTACAAAGGCTACCAGCATTGGGAGGTAGATTTGGGGGCGGTGTACGATATAGATCACATTGTTATTTGGAACAGGAAAGATTGCTGCTGGGAGGAACTCAAAAACTTCATCGTGACCGTTTCTCCAACGACTATACGATGGAGAATTGGATTAGGAGGGAAGGATAGCGCGCCGGTAGGAATGGCTCAGCCGGTGGCGGACGGCTATGAGACTGGACTAAACATTGGCCCGCTAAGCCCTGCTTGGACGGCAGACTTGAACAGCTTTACGCTGAAAATCAACCGAAAAGGTAGATACGTATGCATTACTATACCTGACGGCACGAGTACGATTTCACTCAGTCTGGCCGAAGTACAGGTATTCGGGAAATAA
- a CDS encoding galactose-binding domain-containing protein, translating to MLLCPVKVNAQLHNQANLDYLKNLSSKSSLTKAELDKVRATMLAINNEARLNPNYRKQQGCKTALNLPANLKPLSIHEDLNKLAQEQADYQASIKDVTHDNRNYRDFGARVDKYLKNHPKPEACAGGMYLSEYPIGWMTSETHYRPTWNLDSYNGKSIPVNVVGYGVAKNGDMWYFTAIWSYVEGAASPATTSTNNALPKTDPIATNPVSAKAATLKYQSRMKPGDKLQEGEKLVSANGRFQLRGTPDGTFVIEALPGGQVAYTFPLNDGLNSAPRMSFLSYNPDGNVVINSSQKKAYYATNGSDRAAPIILYKSDHAELTDDGRFVLVDKNGNEIWSATGKLVPKTNPSNASKGTVTNLALNKPTKQSSDMDPRYAGSGKAVDGNTDGSFKMSDTKNSITHTNDERSAWWEVDLGAVYDIEKIVIWNRQDCCWDRLQNFIVLTSSAPFVITGNSVNGDGALFGPLNPWLANIKSHTIDVNQKSRYIRITLVQGPNDRPLSLTEVQVFGK from the coding sequence ATGCTGCTTTGTCCGGTTAAGGTGAACGCCCAGCTTCACAACCAGGCCAATCTGGACTACCTGAAAAACCTCAGTAGTAAGTCGAGCCTGACGAAAGCCGAACTGGATAAGGTCAGGGCTACCATGCTGGCCATAAACAACGAAGCGAGGTTGAACCCCAATTACCGAAAACAGCAGGGCTGTAAAACGGCTCTTAATTTGCCTGCCAATCTAAAACCGCTGAGTATCCATGAGGATCTCAACAAGTTAGCGCAGGAGCAGGCCGATTATCAGGCATCCATTAAAGATGTAACGCACGATAATCGAAACTACCGGGATTTTGGCGCAAGAGTGGACAAGTACCTTAAAAACCATCCAAAGCCAGAGGCATGCGCGGGTGGTATGTACTTGTCTGAGTATCCAATAGGTTGGATGACGTCGGAAACACACTATCGGCCTACCTGGAATTTGGATTCGTATAACGGGAAGAGTATTCCCGTAAATGTGGTTGGATATGGTGTGGCTAAGAATGGGGACATGTGGTATTTTACAGCTATATGGAGTTATGTGGAAGGCGCGGCAAGTCCGGCTACTACTTCAACTAATAACGCTTTACCTAAAACCGACCCGATCGCCACGAATCCGGTCTCGGCCAAAGCGGCTACCTTGAAGTACCAGTCCCGTATGAAGCCCGGCGACAAGCTACAGGAAGGCGAAAAACTGGTCTCGGCCAACGGCAGATTTCAACTGAGGGGGACACCGGACGGCACCTTTGTTATCGAGGCGTTACCGGGTGGCCAGGTAGCCTATACCTTTCCGCTTAACGATGGTCTCAATAGTGCGCCCAGGATGAGCTTTTTAAGCTACAATCCCGACGGCAACGTCGTTATCAACAGCAGTCAAAAGAAAGCGTACTATGCAACCAATGGGAGCGATCGGGCCGCTCCGATTATCCTTTACAAAAGCGACCACGCTGAATTAACCGACGATGGGCGTTTTGTCCTGGTTGACAAGAATGGGAACGAAATCTGGTCGGCTACCGGAAAACTTGTTCCAAAAACCAATCCCTCCAACGCCAGCAAAGGGACAGTCACCAATTTGGCCCTGAACAAACCTACCAAGCAATCGTCTGATATGGACCCCAGGTATGCTGGCTCCGGCAAGGCGGTTGATGGTAACACCGATGGCTCTTTCAAAATGAGCGACACAAAAAACTCCATCACCCATACTAACGACGAACGATCTGCTTGGTGGGAAGTGGATTTGGGCGCCGTGTACGACATTGAGAAAATCGTTATCTGGAACCGGCAGGACTGCTGCTGGGATAGGCTGCAAAATTTCATCGTCCTCACTTCGAGCGCCCCATTCGTAATCACAGGCAATTCAGTGAATGGGGATGGAGCGCTGTTTGGGCCATTGAATCCCTGGTTGGCCAATATAAAGAGTCATACCATAGATGTCAACCAGAAGAGCAGATATATCCGCATCACCCTGGTACAAGGCCCTAATGACAGACCCCTTAGCCTGACTGAAGTGCAGGTGTTTGGAAAGTAG
- a CDS encoding response regulator, with protein MRLVYPIYYPLFFLLLFLRAGITAYGQDKTSLYVNPVLWASIEAELQQTPPPANFSFIPELVKEHFEQQPDSVYRTHFAVMFRLEQLYNLNAAIYIGEEIARLGREQNNPGREAAAYTHLTRYYDALGAYQLAAMSIEKALAIYKAQDDKNAILLAEYNRLSLRVHFVSRGAIIPRMESLLEQAKANKATQLIEKLHASLLDLTLLDSNYAEAEKHVLYLEKLPHSNPIKPQDYPFMIIAALGRGDMALARNQLSEAERRYLETLRLCRADPSPWFEIYTLHKLTNLELRRGNLSEAKSYLEDARIRAEKLELHDLLTQTYALKSRLAEQENDPAAALRFLKEKILQEEKFKSRSEGFNLESFYLQAERDKLATAEINRVLELDLKNTQLTYSIVILLLLMLLALGLVLGYLRLRQDKAELAHKNYVIQQHADQLESLDAAKSRFFANVSHELRTPLSLIIGPITTLLKEKQASEKQTLLLKAVNRSARQLELLVKDILDLRRLETGKMPLHKEPTDLKAFFQLHLDQFESLAQWRQIQYSTDVRVSSNIVAEIDREKCRQILYNLLSNAFKFTPAQGGIEAVVVLQDEILSLEVADTGPGIPSADLSQIFDRFFQSNQKGRFSAGGSGIGLSLCQDYTRLMGGDIRVESKEDAGCVFYASWPVDFSRQPSALPTPVQVPDLDSHTMESLLPTVSAVGKNTQVPKATILVVEDNPGLREYIGLILSDHYQVLFAENGEAALQQVTSGGTSIDLIMSDLMMPVMDGYQLLENLKSSDATRHLPVIMLTARAEAADRLKALRIGVDDYLTKPFDEEELLVRIANLLKNQAVKSRESPTADTTGEAHPRLSETDQAWLEKFESYIRDNLNSDILSIPALSETFAMSESTLLRQLKRLTGLSPVQYLLEVRLNEARLRLENDLPISISTLASQVGYKDARSFSRSFKKRFGKLPSDLV; from the coding sequence ATGCGCTTGGTTTATCCAATATATTACCCCTTATTTTTTCTATTACTTTTCCTTCGCGCAGGCATTACCGCCTACGGACAGGATAAAACCTCCTTGTACGTCAATCCGGTGCTTTGGGCCAGTATAGAAGCTGAGCTGCAGCAGACACCCCCTCCCGCTAATTTTTCGTTCATTCCAGAGCTTGTCAAGGAGCATTTTGAACAGCAGCCCGACTCTGTCTATCGCACCCATTTTGCTGTCATGTTCCGCTTGGAACAATTGTACAACCTCAATGCCGCCATTTATATCGGTGAAGAAATAGCCCGGTTGGGCAGAGAACAGAATAATCCCGGGAGGGAGGCCGCCGCCTACACCCACCTTACTCGCTACTATGATGCGTTAGGAGCCTATCAATTGGCCGCCATGAGCATTGAGAAAGCCCTGGCTATCTACAAAGCTCAAGACGATAAGAATGCCATACTTTTGGCTGAATATAACCGATTATCCCTCCGGGTACACTTCGTGAGCCGGGGAGCGATCATTCCCCGGATGGAATCCCTGCTCGAGCAAGCCAAGGCCAATAAGGCAACACAGCTTATCGAGAAATTGCATGCGAGTTTATTGGACCTAACTCTCCTTGACAGCAATTACGCGGAAGCAGAAAAACACGTACTTTACCTGGAAAAACTGCCCCACTCAAACCCCATTAAGCCCCAGGATTACCCTTTTATGATCATTGCTGCTCTTGGCAGAGGGGATATGGCCTTGGCCAGAAACCAGCTGTCGGAGGCCGAACGCCGCTATCTGGAAACCCTTCGTTTGTGCCGGGCGGATCCGAGTCCCTGGTTTGAAATATATACGCTCCATAAGCTTACCAATCTGGAATTGAGACGCGGGAATCTCAGTGAGGCTAAATCCTATCTGGAAGATGCCCGAATCAGGGCGGAAAAACTAGAACTCCATGATCTGCTGACCCAGACCTATGCTCTCAAATCCAGGCTTGCCGAGCAGGAAAACGACCCCGCTGCTGCCCTGCGGTTTCTGAAGGAAAAGATTCTTCAGGAAGAAAAATTCAAGTCCCGCAGCGAGGGCTTTAATCTTGAGAGTTTCTATCTGCAGGCTGAGCGGGACAAGCTGGCTACGGCTGAAATAAATCGCGTCCTCGAACTCGACCTGAAAAATACGCAGCTCACCTACTCCATCGTGATTCTTCTGCTGTTGATGCTCCTGGCCCTTGGCCTGGTGCTGGGGTACCTCCGGTTGAGGCAAGATAAAGCTGAGCTCGCCCACAAAAACTACGTCATTCAGCAGCACGCCGACCAGTTGGAAAGTCTTGATGCAGCCAAATCCCGCTTCTTTGCCAACGTTAGCCACGAACTTCGCACGCCACTTTCCCTGATCATAGGGCCCATTACCACTTTACTGAAGGAGAAACAGGCATCTGAAAAGCAGACTTTGCTGCTCAAAGCAGTCAACCGCAGCGCCAGACAGTTGGAACTGTTGGTTAAGGACATTCTGGACTTACGGAGGCTTGAAACGGGCAAAATGCCCTTACACAAAGAGCCCACCGATTTAAAGGCTTTTTTCCAATTACACCTCGACCAGTTCGAGTCACTGGCCCAATGGCGGCAGATCCAATACTCGACTGATGTACGGGTTAGCTCAAATATTGTAGCTGAAATCGACCGGGAAAAATGCCGTCAAATCCTCTACAACCTACTTTCCAATGCTTTCAAATTCACTCCGGCCCAGGGTGGAATTGAAGCCGTTGTGGTACTACAGGACGAAATACTTTCCTTGGAAGTGGCCGACACGGGTCCTGGCATCCCCTCCGCTGATCTGTCACAGATATTCGATCGTTTTTTTCAATCCAATCAAAAGGGACGATTCTCGGCTGGTGGATCCGGAATTGGCCTTTCCTTATGCCAGGACTACACCCGGCTCATGGGAGGGGATATCCGGGTCGAAAGCAAAGAGGATGCAGGATGTGTTTTTTATGCTTCGTGGCCGGTGGATTTTTCCCGGCAACCGAGCGCTTTGCCCACTCCGGTGCAGGTACCCGATCTCGATTCCCACACGATGGAATCCCTGCTGCCTACTGTGTCCGCGGTCGGAAAAAATACCCAGGTACCCAAGGCCACAATTCTGGTGGTGGAAGACAACCCCGGTTTACGGGAGTACATAGGTCTGATTTTGTCCGACCATTACCAGGTCCTATTTGCCGAAAACGGCGAAGCCGCCCTGCAACAGGTAACGTCGGGCGGTACGTCCATCGACCTGATCATGAGTGACCTGATGATGCCCGTAATGGACGGGTACCAGTTGCTCGAAAATCTCAAGTCCAGCGACGCCACCCGGCACCTTCCCGTCATCATGCTCACCGCGCGGGCAGAGGCTGCCGACCGCCTTAAGGCCCTGCGCATTGGGGTGGACGACTACCTGACCAAGCCCTTCGATGAAGAGGAACTGCTGGTCCGGATCGCCAACCTGTTGAAAAACCAGGCGGTAAAAAGCCGGGAATCCCCTACTGCCGACACTACAGGCGAAGCCCACCCCCGCCTCTCCGAAACCGACCAGGCGTGGCTCGAAAAATTCGAGTCGTACATACGGGACAATCTGAATAGCGATATACTATCCATACCTGCCCTAAGCGAAACCTTTGCCATGAGTGAGTCTACCTTGCTCCGGCAGTTAAAGCGCCTCACGGGTCTCAGTCCGGTACAGTACCTGCTGGAGGTACGCCTCAATGAAGCCCGGTTACGACTGGAAAATGATCTCCCCATCTCTATTTCCACCTTGGCTTCCCAGGTAGGCTATAAGGACGCCCGTTCCTTCTCCCGCAGCTTCAAGAAGCGTTTCGGAAAGCTGCCCAGTGATTTGGTCTAG
- a CDS encoding glycoside hydrolase family 32 protein, protein MILKYLLTSFLISASFSAVATVITIKITKRYLNLPVSQKTERAAMTYQVEGEETQRFVIRLSDQPEYWVFSDVSAYRGKTLTISYAGEAGGLSKIYQDDRIQGQDSLYHEPYRPQYHFTTRRGWINDPNGLVFYEGEYHLFYQHNPFEREWENMSWGHAVSKDLVHWQELSVALHPDKIGTMFSGSAVIDYENTSGFGQPGNPAMVALYTNNSAEKQVQCVAYSLDKGRTWTKYNGGKPVIDSKAKWNSQDTRDPRVFWYQPGEHWVMVLNERDGHSIYTSKNLKEWAYQSHTTGFWECPDLFELPVDGNPNQKKWVMYGASNTYMIGTFDGKKFTPEGGKYFFSSGSIYAAQTYNNIPESDGRRIQIGWGRIPQKEISFNHMMLLPTQLTLHNTKEGTRLFSQPVREVEQLFKSVNKWQSLTSEEANARLKDYSNSDRLRIKTTIKLSHATDAGFNLFSQRMIDYDLNFNMLNGMFYSPQDPTSTELTADIYIDRTSIEVFIDGGAYSYSMERKPDPTNKEGFHFWGNRIEVKNLEVFSAESIWE, encoded by the coding sequence ATGATTCTAAAATACCTGCTTACTTCCTTCCTGATTAGTGCGTCGTTCAGCGCGGTGGCTACCGTCATCACCATCAAAATCACCAAACGCTACCTGAACCTACCCGTTTCTCAAAAAACCGAACGAGCGGCCATGACCTACCAGGTCGAAGGTGAGGAAACACAACGTTTTGTGATCCGGTTGAGCGATCAGCCAGAGTATTGGGTCTTTTCCGATGTGAGTGCTTACCGGGGCAAAACCCTCACAATCAGCTACGCCGGCGAAGCAGGCGGTCTGAGCAAAATTTACCAGGACGACCGGATACAGGGCCAGGATTCGTTGTACCATGAGCCGTACCGTCCGCAATACCACTTCACGACCCGCCGGGGCTGGATCAACGATCCCAACGGCCTGGTTTTCTACGAAGGCGAGTACCATCTTTTCTATCAGCACAATCCGTTCGAGCGCGAATGGGAAAATATGTCGTGGGGCCATGCGGTAAGTAAAGATTTGGTGCATTGGCAGGAGCTATCCGTGGCGCTGCACCCGGACAAGATCGGTACTATGTTCTCGGGCTCGGCGGTGATCGATTATGAGAACACCTCCGGTTTTGGTCAACCTGGCAACCCGGCGATGGTGGCGCTCTATACCAATAATAGCGCCGAAAAGCAGGTGCAGTGCGTGGCCTACAGTCTGGACAAAGGACGTACCTGGACCAAATACAACGGCGGCAAACCCGTCATCGACTCCAAGGCCAAGTGGAACAGCCAGGATACCCGCGACCCGCGGGTGTTCTGGTACCAGCCGGGTGAGCATTGGGTCATGGTACTGAACGAACGGGACGGCCATTCCATTTATACCTCAAAAAATCTGAAAGAATGGGCCTACCAGAGTCATACGACGGGTTTCTGGGAATGTCCGGACTTGTTTGAGCTACCGGTCGACGGGAATCCGAATCAAAAAAAATGGGTAATGTACGGAGCCTCCAATACCTACATGATTGGTACCTTCGATGGCAAAAAATTCACTCCTGAGGGTGGTAAGTACTTCTTTTCCTCGGGAAGCATCTACGCGGCCCAAACTTACAACAACATTCCCGAATCCGACGGACGGCGTATTCAAATTGGCTGGGGACGCATTCCCCAGAAAGAAATTTCCTTCAATCACATGATGCTCCTACCCACCCAACTGACGCTGCACAACACGAAGGAAGGCACCCGGTTATTCAGTCAGCCGGTCAGGGAGGTAGAGCAGCTTTTCAAGTCAGTCAACAAGTGGCAGTCATTGACGTCAGAAGAAGCCAACGCCAGGTTGAAAGACTATTCCAATTCTGACCGACTTCGGATTAAGACCACAATCAAACTATCCCACGCCACCGATGCGGGTTTCAATCTTTTCAGTCAGCGCATGATTGACTATGATCTGAATTTCAACATGCTCAACGGCATGTTTTATTCCCCTCAAGACCCTACCAGTACGGAGCTAACTGCCGATATATATATTGATCGTACCTCCATCGAAGTTTTCATTGACGGCGGGGCCTATTCCTACTCCATGGAGCGCAAGCCCGATCCCACTAATAAAGAAGGTTTCCATTTCTGGGGCAATCGGATCGAAGTCAAAAACCTGGAAGTCTTCTCGGCCGAGTCGATCTGGGAGTAA
- a CDS encoding DUF1801 domain-containing protein, which yields MKKIDEYIASQNDWKRGILEELRKLIVSSNPEIKEDWKWNCPVWVLHKPICSANAFKSHVKLNFFQGAALEDKHGLFNAGLDSKHSRGIDFKEHDTIQETKLLELLHQAIELDSKS from the coding sequence ATGAAAAAAATCGACGAATACATCGCGAGCCAAAACGATTGGAAGAGAGGAATCCTCGAAGAATTAAGAAAACTCATCGTCAGTTCCAATCCGGAAATCAAAGAAGACTGGAAATGGAATTGTCCGGTATGGGTCCTTCACAAGCCTATCTGCTCGGCGAATGCCTTCAAAAGCCACGTAAAATTAAATTTTTTCCAGGGTGCTGCCCTGGAAGACAAACATGGGCTTTTTAATGCAGGATTGGATTCCAAGCATTCCCGGGGAATTGATTTTAAAGAGCATGACACCATTCAGGAAACGAAGTTGCTCGAGTTACTGCATCAGGCGATCGAATTGGATAGCAAATCCTGA
- a CDS encoding MFS transporter: MELRGKQRIFLSVFFFISGFAFSTWASRIPTIKTFYGFNDAEMGSVLLAMPVSSLIGLPISGWLISRFDSRIPLAVAFGINSLALACIGLAHTPMLLLITISVFAFTMRIFSIAVNTQTITLQKYYQKKIIGSFHGLWSSGGIAGVGFSTLMVAFAVPIEVHLAIVAVLCLCVTLFSFPYLLKNDRTSKGNKLILGKPDPYILYLGVLVFFAAVCEGGMFDWSGIFFREILHVEIFTYGYLVFMVFMALSRFLSDRIIEKIGIPTTYFLSSVMIVAGIGLAVVFPTLWTVLIGFSLTGFGTASVVPMTYALAGASKKYSPGLAISIVATYATVGMLVGPPLIGYLSHAFGLRIAFVAFAVSGLLFIPVSQLFFRHRQAPEQVPDQPQVLA, translated from the coding sequence ATGGAGTTAAGAGGTAAGCAGCGTATTTTTCTCAGTGTGTTCTTTTTTATTTCGGGATTTGCCTTTTCTACCTGGGCCTCCCGAATCCCCACCATCAAAACGTTTTACGGCTTCAACGACGCCGAAATGGGGTCTGTGCTGTTGGCTATGCCGGTGAGTTCGCTCATCGGGCTGCCCATTTCGGGTTGGCTGATCAGCCGCTTCGACAGCCGTATTCCTCTGGCAGTTGCCTTTGGGATCAATTCCCTGGCTCTGGCCTGCATCGGTCTGGCCCATACACCCATGCTCCTGCTCATCACGATCTCGGTTTTCGCTTTTACGATGCGGATTTTCAGCATAGCCGTCAATACCCAGACCATCACCTTGCAGAAGTACTACCAGAAAAAAATCATCGGCTCCTTTCACGGTTTATGGAGTTCGGGCGGAATTGCCGGCGTGGGATTCAGTACGCTGATGGTAGCCTTCGCGGTGCCCATCGAGGTGCATCTGGCCATCGTAGCCGTACTTTGTTTGTGTGTGACGCTGTTTTCCTTCCCCTACCTTCTAAAAAACGACCGTACCTCTAAGGGCAACAAACTTATTCTGGGCAAACCTGATCCCTACATTCTGTACCTCGGCGTATTGGTTTTCTTTGCGGCGGTGTGCGAAGGCGGCATGTTCGACTGGAGCGGCATCTTTTTCCGCGAAATACTTCATGTCGAAATCTTTACGTACGGCTACCTGGTTTTCATGGTATTCATGGCGCTTTCCCGGTTTTTGTCCGACCGTATCATTGAGAAAATCGGAATCCCTACCACCTATTTTCTAAGTTCTGTTATGATCGTGGCGGGCATTGGCCTGGCCGTTGTGTTTCCTACCCTCTGGACCGTCCTTATTGGATTTTCCCTGACCGGCTTCGGGACTGCTTCCGTAGTACCTATGACCTACGCCCTGGCGGGTGCATCGAAAAAATACTCTCCCGGGCTGGCTATCTCGATTGTCGCCACCTATGCCACGGTCGGCATGCTGGTGGGACCGCCGCTGATAGGGTACCTTTCGCATGCCTTCGGGCTTCGGATCGCCTTCGTGGCATTTGCAGTTTCGGGCCTGTTGTTCATTCCGGTTTCGCAGCTTTTTTTCCGGCATCGGCAGGCACCGGAACAGGTACCCGACCAACCGCAGGTTCTGGCCTGA